One region of Rhodohalobacter mucosus genomic DNA includes:
- a CDS encoding redoxin domain-containing protein, with protein sequence MTLKTGDTVEDFSLQNTEGKPVALSELIGEDRVVLLFFPLAFSGVCTEELCSTRDNMKMFNSLNANVAAISADSFFTLREYKKVNNLNFELLSDFNKEVSAQFNSLYEEYFGMKGVPKRSAFVINSNMQIEHMEILEDSDRIPDFQEIINVLSGS encoded by the coding sequence ATGACATTGAAAACCGGAGATACCGTAGAAGACTTTTCACTTCAGAATACTGAAGGCAAACCAGTAGCGCTCAGTGAACTTATCGGTGAAGATAGGGTGGTGCTTCTTTTTTTTCCTCTGGCATTTTCCGGAGTATGTACCGAAGAGTTGTGCAGTACGCGCGATAATATGAAAATGTTCAATTCATTGAACGCAAATGTAGCAGCAATCAGTGCAGATAGTTTTTTTACTTTGAGGGAGTACAAAAAAGTTAACAATCTCAACTTTGAGCTCTTAAGTGACTTTAACAAAGAAGTATCTGCACAATTCAATTCTCTCTATGAAGAGTACTTTGGTATGAAAGGGGTTCCCAAACGTTCTGCCTTTGTCATCAATTCGAATATGCAGATAGAGCATATGGAGATACTGGAAGATTCGGATCGAATTCCGGACTTTCAGGAGATCATAAATGTGCTAAGCGGCAGTTAG
- a CDS encoding DUF952 domain-containing protein, with product MSLKSDLIFHVVSRRKWRDLNKGGYYKPEDFHEKEFVECVTAGDLNSFLNDRFQGRKNLLILVIDLYRLSSRYKKHGETGRVHIMGGVNTDAILDKIRIDCNTDGSFDVEVGDK from the coding sequence ATGTCTTTAAAATCAGATTTGATCTTTCATGTAGTATCGAGGCGCAAATGGCGTGACCTTAATAAAGGCGGATATTACAAGCCTGAAGATTTCCATGAAAAAGAATTTGTGGAATGCGTGACGGCCGGTGACTTAAACAGTTTTCTGAATGACCGTTTTCAAGGACGAAAAAATTTACTGATTCTGGTCATCGATTTATACAGGTTATCGAGCCGATATAAGAAGCACGGGGAAACCGGCCGTGTTCATATCATGGGCGGGGTTAACACAGATGCAATATTGGATAAGATCAGGATTGACTGTAATACCGATGGCAGCTTTGATGTAGAGGTTGGGGATAAATAG
- a CDS encoding succinylglutamate desuccinylase/aspartoacylase family protein, protein MPDIVEINGERVSRGEDRMIEISISRLPTYTDITLPVRVIRAKKDGPVLLLSGGMHGDEINGIEIVRRMIARNMVVPETGTVIAVPLMNVYGFIQNVRGVPDGKDINRSFPGVKGGSLAKLVAYSIMKQLIPAIDYGIDFHTGGASRSNYPQIRCSFDNEKNLELARAFAPPVILHSPLIQKTFRKAAFSKGKRILVFETGESLRLDQSGIREGIEGTLRLMRYLGMIEKASEQANGTELYMKSSWIRARYAGLFHPKVILGDHIKKRQVLGFITDPYGNESFRIVNPHDGRIIGLNNSPVIHKGDALFHIARNKT, encoded by the coding sequence ATGCCTGACATTGTTGAGATTAACGGTGAGCGCGTTAGCCGCGGTGAAGATCGGATGATTGAAATCAGCATATCGCGGCTTCCGACATACACTGACATAACGCTTCCTGTTCGGGTAATTCGTGCTAAGAAAGACGGACCGGTACTTTTACTGAGCGGCGGTATGCATGGAGATGAAATAAACGGCATCGAAATCGTACGGCGAATGATTGCCAGGAATATGGTTGTTCCTGAAACCGGGACAGTAATTGCCGTACCGCTAATGAATGTGTATGGTTTTATTCAAAATGTGCGGGGAGTTCCGGATGGAAAAGACATAAACCGCAGTTTTCCGGGGGTTAAAGGGGGATCGCTGGCTAAGCTTGTAGCATACAGCATCATGAAACAGCTGATACCGGCAATCGATTACGGTATCGATTTTCACACCGGGGGTGCAAGCCGATCCAACTATCCGCAAATACGATGCAGTTTCGATAATGAAAAAAATCTTGAACTTGCACGTGCTTTTGCGCCTCCGGTTATCCTTCATTCACCCCTGATTCAAAAAACATTTCGCAAGGCTGCTTTCAGCAAGGGCAAGCGTATCCTTGTGTTTGAAACCGGTGAATCTCTGCGGCTGGACCAGAGCGGTATCCGCGAGGGAATTGAGGGTACCTTACGGTTGATGAGGTATCTGGGCATGATTGAAAAAGCCTCAGAGCAGGCAAATGGCACAGAGCTCTACATGAAAAGCAGCTGGATACGGGCACGGTATGCAGGATTGTTTCATCCGAAAGTAATTCTTGGCGACCACATTAAAAAGAGACAGGTTCTGGGCTTCATAACAGACCCGTATGGCAATGAAAGCTTCAGAATCGTAAATCCGCATGACGGAAGGATCATCGGACTCAATAACAGTCCGGTAATTCACAAAGGAGATGCATTGTTTCACATTGCAAGAAATAAAACGTAA